The Eurosta solidaginis isolate ZX-2024a chromosome 4, ASM4086904v1, whole genome shotgun sequence genome includes a window with the following:
- the LOC137251272 gene encoding 27 kDa glycoprotein-like produces the protein MQRSMVATILLSIALFITVISNNVYADPSAVDIDLSQINVNDLQKRLPPEFANTNLTLDDAKALVRDKCIQAAGGDKEKGEAAYVEMENALVTLMDCATNILNFTVLEQEIKEEGPKGELDVVFNKYCNKQPEALSCVEAFNSKLSNCLDQEEKQHQDVFMRIVRSLLSFICHKGGDQIALFIAEKGPECLQSKAEDIQNCVNSTFSSYLPKNGFEDFKALPKFVISPKQCEEMAKLEHCIVQKLEKCSEITPANIVESMFRFIKNETICHNTQRVTKQALVTSGGSSFVIQQLNIIWGLLCGSLIYIHTMHFISVFI, from the coding sequence ATGCAAAGGTCAATGGTAGCAACAATATTGCTATCGATTGCATTATTCATTACAGTTATCAGCAATAATGTTTACGCAGATCCATCTGCTGTAGACATTGATTTAAGCCAGATAAATGTTAATGATTTACAAAAAAGACTGCCACCAGAATTTGCAAATACCAATTTAACCTTAGATGATGCAAAAGCATTGGTACGTGATAAATGCATTCAAGCAGCTGGTGGTGACAAAGAAAAGGGTGAGGCTGCATATGTTGAAATGGAAAATGCTTTAGTAACATTAATGGATTGCGCTACCAATATACTCAACTTTACTGTCCTAGAACAAGAAATAAAGGAAGAAGGTCCAAAGGGTGAATTGGATGTTGTATTCAATAAATATTGTAACAAACAACCAGAAGCATTATCCTGTGTAGAGGCATTCAATAGCAAATTATCCAACTGTTTAGATCAAGAAGAAAAACAACATCAAGATGTTTTTATGCGTATTGTACGCAGTCTACTCAGTTTTATTTGCCACAAAGGTGGCGATCAAATTGCATTGTTCATAGCGGAAAAGGGTCCAGAATGTTTACAATCCAAAGCAGAAGATATACAAAACTGTGTTAATAGCACATTCTCTAGTTATTTGCCAAAAAATGGCTTTGAAGACTTTAAAGCATTACCCAAATTTGTAATAAGTCCAAAACAATGTGAAGAAATGGCAAAATTAGAGCATTGCATTgtacaaaaattggaaaaatgtagCGAAATTACACCCGCAAACATTGTTGAATCAATGTTTCGATTTATCAAAAATGAAACAATTTGTCATAATACACAACGGGTAACTAAACAAGCATTAGTTACAAGCGGTGGTAGCTCTTTTGTAATACAACAGCTCAATATCATATGGGGTTTGTTATGTGGCAGCTTAATCTACATACATACTATGCATTTCATAAGCGTGTTTATATAG